Below is a window of Picosynechococcus sp. PCC 7002 DNA.
CTCTATTGTAATCTGACCTCTTGGTGATAGATCTCGCTAAAAGGAAGGCGATCGCCCCTGGGCTTTGTCAGGCAACTTTACAGTCTGAAACATTTGGCCGATAATCATTGGGGCATTCCACACCGTAGCGATCCATGGCGAAACAGCGCATTCTCTCTGGGGTACAACCCACTGGTAATCTTCACCTCGGCAACTATCTTGGGGCGATCCAAAACTGGGTGGAAATTCAACAGGACTATGACAGTTTTTTCTGTGTGGTAGATCTCCACGCGATTACGGTGCCCCATGACCCCAAGGTTCTAGCAAATAATACAAAGGCGATCGCCGCGTTGTATCTTGCCTGTGGCATTGACTTGACCCACTCGACCATTTTTGTTCAATCCCACGTTAAAGCCCATAGCGAATTGGCCTGGTTGTTAAATTGTGTGACGCCCCTGAACTGGTTAGAGCGGATGATTCAGTTCAAAGAAAAAGCCCAAAAACAAGGGGAAAACGTCAGCGTTGGCCTGCTCGATTATCCGGTGCTGATGGCCGCTGATATTCTCCTGTATGATGCCGATAAAGTGCCCGTGGGCGAAGACCAAAAACAACATTTAGAGCTGACCCGCGACATTGTGATCCGCATTAACGACAAATTTGGCACGAAGAAAAACCCCGTGCTGAAAATGCCGGATCCGCTGATTCGGACAACGGGGGCTAGGGTGATGAGCCTCACCGATGGCACGAAGAAAATGTCCAAGTCCGATCCCTCGGAACTAAGCCGGATTAATCTTTTGGATCCCCCCGATGTCCTGACGAAGAAAATCAAAAAGTGCAAAACCGATCCCGAACGGGGCCTAGAGTTTGACAATCCTAACCGCCCGGAATGCAATAACTTGCTGGGGTTGTATGCTCTGCTCAGTGGTAAACCCAAAGAAACCGTAGCCGCTGAATGTGCCGATATGGGCTGGGGTCAATTTAAACCCCTCCTCACAGAGACCGTCATTGCCGCCCTGGAGCCAATCCAAACGAAATACCATGACATTATGGCGAACCCCGATTACCTCGATCAGGTGTTGCGGGAAGGCCGTGAAAAAGCTGACACTGTTGCAAATGCAACCCTCAAGCAGGTGAAAGACGCCCTTGGTTTTCTGCCGTCCCTGTAGAATGGTTCATTACCTGTGATTTTTTAACCCTAAAACTGCTTCCATGACCACCCGTCTGCGTCGTGCCATCGAAAATCGAGACTTTGTCGTTACGGCTGAGGTTGCGCCTCCAAAGGGGGGTGACCCGACAAAAATGCTGCGGATGGCAAAATTGCTTGGCGATCGCGTCCATGGGGTGAATGTGACCGATGGGAGCCGGGCCGTGATGCGCATGTCGTCCATTGCCGCCTCAACTTTACTCTTGCAAAACGGTATCGACCCAATTTTTCAGGTGGCCTGCCGCGATCGCAATGTCATTGGTCTCCAAGCAGATTTAATGGGCGCCCATGCCCTGGGTTTACGGAATGTGTTGGCCCTCACGGGGGATCCCGTCAAAGCGGGCGATCACCCCAAAGCCAAGGCAGTTTTCGATCTCGAATCGGTGCGTCTATTAAAACTGATCACCAAATTAAATAACGGCCAAGACTTTAACGACAAAAAAATGCCCGATGGCCCCCTGGATTTGTTCCCTGGGGGCGCGGTGGATCCCCAGCTTAAGAGTTGGTACACCATTGAATCTCGCTTTGCCCGCAAAGTAGAAGCCGGGGCGCAGTTTTTCCAGTCGCAAATGATTACGGATTTCCAGCGACTCGAAGAATTTATGAACCGGGTGGCTAGTCAATATGATGTGCCCGTATTTGCGGGAATTTTTCTGTTGAAATCGGCAAAAAATGCTCAATTTATCAACCGCTGTGTACCAGGGGCGCAAATTCCCGATGCGATTATTGAGCGCCTAGCCCAAGCTGAAAATCCCCTCGAAGAGGGTCTCAAAATTGCGGCGGAGCAGGTAAAAATTGCCAAAAATCTCTGCCACGGTGTCCATATGATGGCCGTCAAAAAAGAAGATCTGATTCCGCAAATTCTTGATTTAGCAGACGTTTCCATTCAAATCTCCACGGCACCGGCCTTAGTTTAAGTTTATTTTTAACCTATATGTCACAAACCTATACTTTTCATACCCTCGATGTGTTTACAGAGCAAATTTTCGGGGGTAATCCCCTGGCGGTGTTCCCCCAGGCCCAAGGGTTAAGTTCGCATCAAATGCAGGCAATCGCCAAGGA
It encodes the following:
- the trpS gene encoding tryptophan--tRNA ligase, which codes for MAKQRILSGVQPTGNLHLGNYLGAIQNWVEIQQDYDSFFCVVDLHAITVPHDPKVLANNTKAIAALYLACGIDLTHSTIFVQSHVKAHSELAWLLNCVTPLNWLERMIQFKEKAQKQGENVSVGLLDYPVLMAADILLYDADKVPVGEDQKQHLELTRDIVIRINDKFGTKKNPVLKMPDPLIRTTGARVMSLTDGTKKMSKSDPSELSRINLLDPPDVLTKKIKKCKTDPERGLEFDNPNRPECNNLLGLYALLSGKPKETVAAECADMGWGQFKPLLTETVIAALEPIQTKYHDIMANPDYLDQVLREGREKADTVANATLKQVKDALGFLPSL
- a CDS encoding methylenetetrahydrofolate reductase gives rise to the protein MTTRLRRAIENRDFVVTAEVAPPKGGDPTKMLRMAKLLGDRVHGVNVTDGSRAVMRMSSIAASTLLLQNGIDPIFQVACRDRNVIGLQADLMGAHALGLRNVLALTGDPVKAGDHPKAKAVFDLESVRLLKLITKLNNGQDFNDKKMPDGPLDLFPGGAVDPQLKSWYTIESRFARKVEAGAQFFQSQMITDFQRLEEFMNRVASQYDVPVFAGIFLLKSAKNAQFINRCVPGAQIPDAIIERLAQAENPLEEGLKIAAEQVKIAKNLCHGVHMMAVKKEDLIPQILDLADVSIQISTAPALV